The Microbacter margulisiae genomic sequence CGAAATTTTCTCCTTCTGGGCAAAGAATGCCACCAGCGAACGATAAGAACTTTGAAAATAGGTATCGATTATGCCCGAAAGCATATTCTCGGAATAACTTTCTTTGCTCACTGACGGTTCAAACCAGTAAACATTCCCATAGCGCCGACTTGAAACATACCCATTCTTTTCCAGACTCTTCAGGGTCGACGCCAGTGTAGTGTATGGCGGAGCTGGTGCCGGATAAGCTTCCTGCACATCTTTCACTACTCCTCCCTGCAATTGCCAAAGCACCTGCATAACCTGTTCCTCTTGCTGACTTAGTTTTTTCATCACGATCGTTTTTTATTGTAATATAATGGCCATTATGATCACGATGCAAATCTACGAAACATTCGTAATAATATTCCAAATTCGTATTCAATTATATTTATTTAATCTTTCCATTCATAACAAACTGATCATCAGATTGAGTTTGCCATGTTGACGTCATGAAGCGCCAAGTAAAGATAAAGGGTAAAGGCAAAGAGATGACAAGTAAATACAACGGTTTATTTATCGGGAGGATGTCCCAAAGGTTATTTTGTACACTTTTCCTTCTGCCAGCGAAAAGTAGATAGCACCGGCTTTGTCGATGGTAAATTGATTTACCTCTGAAAATCCACACCGAATGCGCCATAAAACAGCATGCGTTTTTTCATCCACAGCAACCACCACACCATGACGGGACCCAAGATAAACAACCCCTTTATACATGATCACAGGACAGGGAGCATGTTCGTAACCCAAACCGGCATCCGTCACCCAAAGTGGGTGAAAATTGGCATCTGTAGCCGAAACAGCCAACAATCGTCCATCCATTAATTTGGAAAAAACAGTTCTTCCATCTTCCGACAGTCCCTGCGATTCACGTACTGTATATGCATGACTGCGCCATAACGTATGCCCGTTAAGCAAAGAAATAGATGTCATGTAACGATCAGGCGCTACAATGATCACACGATTGTCATGAATAATGGGGATACAATTTGCCGGAGAAAAAAGAGTCTGCCGTTTCCCGTCATTCCATTTCCACGTTAACTGTCCGTTGTGGTTGTTAAGGCAATAAAGGTAACCGTCCCATGCTCCAAAAGCCACTTTACCCGAAGCGACCGCAGGCCTCGCCTGACAGTAACTTCCAAGATCAGAGTAAACCCAATTGAAAGAGCCTGTTAATGGATCAATCTCGTAAAACTTTTTGTAACCTCCTTGATACCATTTTCCTTGCTTTATTATGCCATCGGCAACAAACGGAGCATCTCCTGCTAATTGCCACCGTTTCTTTCCATGCTGTGCATCAAAAGAGTACAATGTATCATTGGTGGCAGCAACGAGTAGTTGAGCGCCATCATCAACCGGAGTGGAATATAGTGGATAACCTGTGGAATAACTCCATACAGGCTGGACGGTCTTCTTTGAAACAGCTTTTACATAGCCCAGCGAATTGCCAAAATAAAACATCTGCTTACCAACCGCAACACCGGTAAAAATCGATGCCGTATCCTGATAAATTAACGATAAATGGACATTTGGAGGAAGTGGAACACCGTTTTCATAAGAGGGTACCGACACAAGCGTATCATTAGCAGAAAAGGCAAAAGCATAACGCTGGCGACATACACCACCAACCAGTTTCTCATCTACAAGAACAGAGTCTTTTGTAAGGCGTATCAGCGAATATCCCGGTCCACTATCACCCGCCAGAAAAGTGGAACGCAGCATCACATCATGTAATCCTCCAAATATCATATTCTTATACTGATGTCCATGGCCGCAAAACGCCACCGAGGTATGGTATTTTTGCAACAGGGCAATCACCTCGGGGCCATTTCCAAGATCATCCACCGTGAAAGGATAATGACATAAGGAAACAATTCGTACTCCGGGAGGAACGCGTGACAGCGTTCTGTCTATCCAACGCATATCTTCCTGTTTTACAATTCCATCCCCCATTTTCATGAAAGGCCCTGTGTCATATCCGATAAAAAAGAAATGATCCTTCCTGAAAGCAAAACGATCGTTGCCAAAGAGTTTGAAATATTCTTTGACAGCACTCTCCGACCATGTAGTTTCATGATTACCGGGAAGTACATAATAGGGTACAGTAAAATGACCAAACATCCGCTTGACATTCAACAATTCGGTATTACTTCCCTGATTGGTTAAATCACCGGTAATAATCACAAAAGGGACATGTGCCTCATTGATCTCCCTAATAATATCTGCAAGGGCCTTCTCATTGGCATTTCCCGGACTCACATGTATATCAGTGAGCAAAGCAAATTCCGTTTGCGCCTGTAAAAGGCATCCCCATAACAATACACAAAAGAGTAAAACCTTTTTCAGCATGATTAATCTGATTTAACCATCAACCGACAGGCATATCAGTGTTGCTTGTCATAATAGA encodes the following:
- a CDS encoding BlaI/MecI/CopY family transcriptional regulator; translated protein: MKKLSQQEEQVMQVLWQLQGGVVKDVQEAYPAPAPPYTTLASTLKSLEKNGYVSSRRYGNVYWFEPSVSKESYSENMLSGIIDTYFQSSYRSLVAFFAQKEKISREELEEIVRLIENRKE
- a CDS encoding PQQ-binding-like beta-propeller repeat protein — translated: MLKKVLLFCVLLWGCLLQAQTEFALLTDIHVSPGNANEKALADIIREINEAHVPFVIITGDLTNQGSNTELLNVKRMFGHFTVPYYVLPGNHETTWSESAVKEYFKLFGNDRFAFRKDHFFFIGYDTGPFMKMGDGIVKQEDMRWIDRTLSRVPPGVRIVSLCHYPFTVDDLGNGPEVIALLQKYHTSVAFCGHGHQYKNMIFGGLHDVMLRSTFLAGDSGPGYSLIRLTKDSVLVDEKLVGGVCRQRYAFAFSANDTLVSVPSYENGVPLPPNVHLSLIYQDTASIFTGVAVGKQMFYFGNSLGYVKAVSKKTVQPVWSYSTGYPLYSTPVDDGAQLLVAATNDTLYSFDAQHGKKRWQLAGDAPFVADGIIKQGKWYQGGYKKFYEIDPLTGSFNWVYSDLGSYCQARPAVASGKVAFGAWDGYLYCLNNHNGQLTWKWNDGKRQTLFSPANCIPIIHDNRVIIVAPDRYMTSISLLNGHTLWRSHAYTVRESQGLSEDGRTVFSKLMDGRLLAVSATDANFHPLWVTDAGLGYEHAPCPVIMYKGVVYLGSRHGVVVAVDEKTHAVLWRIRCGFSEVNQFTIDKAGAIYFSLAEGKVYKITFGTSSR